Proteins found in one Salmo salar unplaced genomic scaffold, Ssal_v3.1, whole genome shotgun sequence genomic segment:
- the LOC106575799 gene encoding putative methyltransferase DDB_G0268948, translating into MAHRRFEVKEHAASYLRSRVPPPPQELITEILGFLENMKERPFDLAVDIGCGSGQGTLLLAPHFTQVIGTDISPAQLEVALANSSTPNIFYRQCPAEELPFADGGPDLVTSMTAAHWFDRPWFLQEADRLLKPRGCLALISYTLDMDLEYGQHSHTLTDICHQSTETPGK; encoded by the exons ATGGCTCACCGCCGCTTTGAGGTCAAAGAGCACGCAGCCTCCTACCTGAGGTCcagggtccccccccccccacaggaaCTGATCACAGAGATACTGGGATTTCTGGAGAATATG AAAGAAAGGCCGTTTGACCTTGCCGTGGACATAGGCTGTGGCTCGGGACAGGGGACACTTCTACTGGCCCCTCACTTTACCCAGGTGATCGGGACAGACATCAGCCCCGCCCagctggaggtggctctggccaATAGCAGCACCCCAAATATCTTCTACAG gcagtgtCCTGCAGAGGAGTTACCGTTTGCTGACGGCGGGCCAGACTTGGTGACGTCCATGACCGCGGCCCACTGGTTCGACCGTCCATGGTTCCTCCAGGAGGCAGACAGGCTGCTGAAGCCCAGAGGGTGTCTGGCCCTGATCAGTTATACCCTGGACATGGACCTGGAGTACGGACAACACTCCCACACTCTTACTGACATCTGTCATCAG AGTACGGAAACACCGGGAAAGTAA